In one window of Porites lutea chromosome 8, jaPorLute2.1, whole genome shotgun sequence DNA:
- the LOC140946716 gene encoding uncharacterized protein: MIDGILQLYEELKMKDLRKRYKKEDLMFRERLWEIRYTEMEPSVKKKFLNEMRELASSIGERERVKVYLAALKDLREKEQPSTSLTPKVLQVQMSSLLEKSSSDAGEEEEEEEEEEVAVEAEEDVEAVTAEASGTESSAEVISVGSEEDIVTLSEQEVEGGS, from the exons ATGATCGACGGAATACTACAGTTGTACGAGGAACTCAAAATGAAAGATCTTCGTAAGAGATATAAAAAAGAAGATTTGATGTTTCGTGAAAGATTATGGGAAATACGATACACTGAAATGGAACCTTCCGTTAAGAAGAAGTTTCTTAATGAGATGAGAGAGCTGGCGTCTTCGAttggagaaagagaaagagtgaAAGTCTACCTTGCTGCCTTAAAG GATCTGAGGGAGAAAGAACAGCCAAGCACCTCGCTAACACCGAAAG tcCTTCAAGTACAGATGAGTTCTCTGCTCGAAAAATCCTCGTCGGATGCTGgcgaagaggaagaagaagaagaagaagaggaagtaGCAGTAGAAGCTGAAGAAGACGTTGAAGCGGTAACTGCGGAGGCTTCTGGGACAGAATCATCCGCGGAAGTGATCTCAGTAGGTTCAGAAGAGGATATTGTAACCCTGTCAGAGCAAGAAGTTGAAGGGGGATCCTAA